Below is a genomic region from Gasterosteus aculeatus chromosome 2, fGasAcu3.hap1.1, whole genome shotgun sequence.
CTCAACAAAGTAAGGGACACCGGGGTAGCTCTCATGTCGGAGGCGTTGCAGcgactgcatttgttttttctgtcaccTGCGaagctagcaggctaacgttACCTAAACTAGCTAACGCTACCTCTCTTCCTCAAACGCGCTTCTCTGCCCTGGAAACGTCGCTCCTCTTCGAGTGAACGGGGGGGCTTAACGCTACCGACGTTTCCCCGGGAGCTGCTTTATTCTTTAGTGTTCTTTATTTTCGTCAGATGGCCaactgtagttgttgtttttttctcaacaaCTCATTTCTCAAGGCGCCATTTTACACCAGAAACGGCGGACCAATCGGAAGGCGAGCTGTAACCACCTCGTAATCCCGCGGTATTTCCGAACGGTGACATCGCGATAACTACAGTTCGCGCGATGGCCCCTTAAAGGCGACGCACACAAGCGGAGTATCCGTGAGGATCCGGTAGATGTCAGTCCACCTTAAAACCCGGTCGGCCCAGGCGGCCGCTCCTAGTGGCTCACTGGCTTCTCAACCTTTTAAGGTGGTCCCGCAGAGATGCGCTCAATGGAGGCGCGCTGCTCATGAAGCTCTGGCCCGGCGATGGTTAATTCCCACGCGTTATTTCACCGTGGTCTGTTCGGGtgtatttcattgttttaactTTCTATTCCTTGTAGGCAACACTTATTGGTATCTTTATATTCACATATTAATATAACATTTTGTACCTGAAAATTACCTTTTTATAGAACTTCTGATGTGTACaactctttttattattatgacCTCTGCAAATGTATAGCATTTGTCTGTCAAGATTTTATGACAATTTAAACTGTggaattacaaaaacaaatacccCACTATTATCAACATTATTGGCCTTGGTGTGTTTATCAGCTGAGAATATCTTGTGTTCTTGCGCTTCAACGTTATGTTCAGTCAAGTGATACGGTTTTCTAAACTTGGAAAATCAACATAAGAACAGATTCATCAATACGGTCTCAACTTTAGATTCAATATTGATTGAAGAAAACAATAATCATAACCAAATATCTAACTCTACTCAAATTGATTTATACCCAAACGGCATTAACTTAAATATCACAGGTTGTAGAATATTAATATCAGCTTCAGGAACTATAAACAGAGACaggtttgatttttttgaattatttattcatgtctcATGTCAAAAGGACACAGTTGCACCAGTCTGAGTCTTTAAAAAAGTGCTCTGCCACCTTTGTGAAAAAAGGATATTGTATGTTACTTGAAAGCGTCTCCTCGTATTATGTTAATTCACACGAGGTCGTCCATGATCAACGGCGCATTCATTCAACAAAGCAGAAACACTGCATGTGAATCTTATCCCGACAGAGAGAGAACAACTTCTGAGAGACAGATCCATGAAAGGGAACCGCATTTTAGAAACAGGGGCTTGTCTTTATTACCGTGCCTGGTTTGTTTCAGCCCGAGCAGTCGGCTCCTTTGTTAAAACGACACATCCACGCAAACCCGTTTGTTGCGCGTGTCCGTGGGCTCGCGGGTTGCAGGAGGTGCGGCTCGACCGTTGGCTGGATCACATCTTCCCGGGGTCTTCTTTGAGGGTGACCGTCCGGTTGAAGACCAGCTGCAGGGCATAGACTGATTCAGTCACACGTTACACAGTATGTATGAATTATTTAGGTAGGCACTTGTAGCAGGTCTGTACCTTCTCTGCGGTGCTGTCGGGGTCCAGGGAGAAGTAGCCGACTCTCTCAAACTGGAATTTGTCTAAAACCTTTGCTCCCCTCACCGAAGTATCCACCAAGGCGTCGCTGATCACGTGCATGGAACTCTGAACGAGGACAAGAAAGGTCCGAAAACGCATTCAGCGATCGGCGTCGATGTAGACAGTCGCAGTGGGGCGGAGGTACTCACAGGGTTGATGTCACTCAGGAAGCCGTTGGGCACCACGGACTGATCCTCTGGATGTTTGTGCAGGAACCTGCAGGGGGCAGAGGCACGCCTCGTTAGGGCGAGTTTCCTACGTGGAACACTGGTTGGGAACGACAGGGAGCGTGATGTATACACATTTGGTTCTTTTACTTACAGTCGTTCATAGAGGCGAACCTCACACACCAACGGCTGACTGACCCAGTGGATGAAGGCCTTGGGTTTCTCTGCCGTCTCAGAACTGCAACAGGtcacctccagctccaccacTTTACCCCGAGCGTCCTGAGGAAGCAAAGCAACGTGAGCGGGACGAGGACCGGGAGACATCCGCCGAAGGGATCGCTGACATCATAGATTAAAGCCATTTTTACTTTATGATCAGGTTGTATTGAAGAGGACTTGCAACTAGAGATTGAGATAtatgagaaaaacaacacagaaaacacacaccacacctCGTGATTTCGGGGGGCCTCACCTTGATGACCTTCTGGAAGGAGATGACGTACCCAGCATGCCTCAGTCCCACAGGCTGCTCCGGGGTCAAACGCTTGTAGCCCTTCTCCATCACCTGCAAAAAGCAGAGACGGTCGGCCGTCATCTTCTGTCGggaatccccccaaaaataaagcagcacaaagggaggagagggtcCCCCCCCGTCTTACCTCTCTGAAGTCGCTCTGTTCGATGAAGATCGTGCGTGCGAACGGCACCGTGTGGCTGCCCTTGGCCTCGTTGGCGGGAAAGTTCGGCACTTGTACGGCCGACTGAGACGTGAGAAGAGAGCAGGaatgttcattttaaattcaccactaagcacacacacacacacacacacacacacacacacacacacacacacacacacacctgtgagtGCTCGGGCAGGTTGGTGACGGTGACTTTGAGGGGCTCCAGCACGGCCATGGCTCTGGGCGCCGTGTCGTTCAGCACGTCCCTCACGCACGCCTCCAGCAGGTGGGGCTCCGTCGTCGTCTGGGAGACCGTGACGCCGACCTGCCGACAGATTGACGAAATGACttcgctcctcctctctcctcctcctcctccccctcctcctcctcctcctcctccttcctcctcctcctccttcctcctcctcctcctccttcctcctccctcctcctcttcctcctccccctcctcctcctcctcctcctcttcttcctcctcttccttcctcctcttccttcctcctcttcctcctcctcctccttcctcttcctcctcctcctcctccctccctccctcctccctcctggccGACCTCTTACCCGTGCGCAGAAGTTGTTAATCGCCTCGGCCGGGAAGCCTCTTCGCCTCAGAGCGGTCAGAGTGAAGAGTCGGGGGTCGTCCcagtctctggggggggggtcacaaatGACGTATATGATGATAGTATACTGCACATTTCAATCCATTCAGCGTCTTTACAGCTAATCGATTATATTAATCACATTCGGTTACACAATGTAATGCGATACAAAAAACCCTCCCACCTGACGACGCCGCTCTCCACCAGTTTGATGATCTTCCTCTTGGACACGACGGTGTAGGTGAGGTTCAAGCGGCCGTACTCCCACTGGACGGGGCAGTACAGGTCCAGCGCGTTGCACAGCCAGAAGTACGACGAGCGCCTGCGGCGGACACGAAAAAGGGACCCGACGGGAGACGACGTCAACTTTGTGTGCAAAGGAAAGAGAACCTCAGACGGAGGAGCGCCGCGAGCGAGGCCGCGCGTACCTGGCCTGAAACTCTTTGGTGCACAGCGAGTGCGTGATGTTCTCGATGGAGTCGCACAGACAGTGGGTGTAGTCGTACGTGGGGTAGATGCACCTGCGGATGAGAGGATGAAACGCAGCTCGAGGAcagacagggttttttttttcttccaaaaaccaaaagtgaggaggaagaagaagaagaagaagaagaagaagagtgcaCCGGCTTCGTACCACTGGTCCCCGGTCCGATGATGCGGCGTGTATTTGATTCTGTACGCCACGGGGTCCAGCTTCCCGTCCTCCATGACCGTCTTCATGCGGAGCGTGGCCTCCCCCTCGGCGAACAGCCCCTTCTTCATCCGCTCGAACAACACCAGCGACTCCTCGGCGGGGCGGTCCCTCCACGGCGACGGCGGGCTGTTGTGGCCCTTAAGCTCCTCCCCTTTCTGGTGGCACACGTACGCGTGGCccctttgaaaacaaaaaaaaaaaagacggggGCCGCGTCACCTCCGGAGCTTGCGAGCGTTTgaccgcccgcccgcccgccgctCCTCCCCCGTGCTCACCTGCGGACGAGATCCACGGCGAGATCGTAGAGCTGCTGGAAGTTGTCGGATGCGTGCGTCACGGCGTGCGGTTTGTAGCCTGCGTGTAAGGAGTCCGGtgagagagaacacacacacacacacacacacacacacacacacacacacaatcaacacaGTCACACTCACCAAGCCACTCCACCATGTCCCGGATGGCCGTGAAGtacttttcctcctccttctctgggTTTGTGTCGTCGTACCTCAGGAAGCAGATTCCGTTGTTTGCCTTCGGTGAGACGCgcgttcttttaaaaaaaaattaagaggACCGCTGCACCGGAACCCAACTTTTCCCTAAATGTTCTTAAACCAAGGAGCCCTTTACTAATGAAGCACGCTGAAACAAACTGGCGAACAGGAAGACACAAACCTTTGCGTAACCGAAATTGAAGTTGATGGCTTTGGCGTGTCCGATGTGAAGGATCCCGTTGGGCTCAGGAGGGAAACGAGTACGAATCTATGTGGGGAAAAGGCGGGAAAAAGTTAACGCGCATAATGATTCTTCCGTTAACGTGTTCCAACGGTGACACCTCTGAAGCGTGTACCTGTCCACCGGTGATCTCCATGTGCTTTTTAAGCAAGTCCATTGTGTTCGGTGTGACGACGTAGCCCTCGGTCTTATAGTTCTCTCCTGTGGGGTGGAGGGTGAGGATGAAGGATCAACACACCCAGCGAGTAAATCCTTTAAAATGGCTCCAAACGGAGTGTGAAGAAGATAAAACGTGTCACCTGGTTTATGGAACTTCAGCGCTTCCCCTCTGAGCTGCTCCATCAGAGACTTTCCCTCGCCGCTCACCCCCTCCTCTGAACAGCCAACGGGCACgagtcaaaacaaacaaacacaggagctCAACAACAAACTGATGTGCCGTCCACCTGCCGCGTACCAGTCAGCgccacgtcctcctccttcttcttcacctcGCCGCCCGCAGCTTTGGCTTTCTGTGGCTGCAAAACAGTTCAATTCAGCAGACGACTGACTGAAGGGGGAttgttttaaacagtttagTGACTAAAACGTGAGTGAGAAGATGGGTGTTTGTAACATCTGTTAATGTGAAACTACAACCAGCAgcgcgttagcttagcataaggacTGGGAACAAGGGATAAGCTGCTGAAGCTCATTGATCTAGTTTGTTGAATCCAAATGAAGATGAAGATTTATTATTCAACGGCGAGGTTTTGGACTAACAATCGGACGGACTCTGGAATCAAATTAGCATTTTAGGCTGTTTAAGCGATTTCACAGGTTTCTACCTTAAGTTTCTTCTCCAGGTCGGCTTCGGTCTTGGGACCCAAAAGGTGCAGGACCTTCAACACAAAGTCAGGGAGAGTCACGGGACGCAGCGACTAAAGCCAACGACCTCGGACGCCAACGTGCAATCACAATGGAAATAGCATCCTTTTTCAGGACACACCTGCAAG
It encodes:
- the qars1 gene encoding glutamine--tRNA ligase, which translates into the protein MADTLTLFTSIGLSEQKAKETLKNEALSSALKEAIIQAQRVRGASGVDKAAGTLLYSMASRLKDPKRLAFLSDSIVLCKICTELQLAAALEFVKSHPEDPVDQKAFERACGVGVVVTPEQIEEAVESIIKKHKDQLLKERYHFNMGLLMGEARSALKWADGKVVKNEVDLQVLHLLGPKTEADLEKKLKPQKAKAAGGEVKKKEEDVALTEEGVSGEGKSLMEQLRGEALKFHKPGENYKTEGYVVTPNTMDLLKKHMEITGGQIRTRFPPEPNGILHIGHAKAINFNFGYAKANNGICFLRYDDTNPEKEEEKYFTAIRDMVEWLGYKPHAVTHASDNFQQLYDLAVDLVRRGHAYVCHQKGEELKGHNSPPSPWRDRPAEESLVLFERMKKGLFAEGEATLRMKTVMEDGKLDPVAYRIKYTPHHRTGDQWCIYPTYDYTHCLCDSIENITHSLCTKEFQARRSSYFWLCNALDLYCPVQWEYGRLNLTYTVVSKRKIIKLVESGVVRDWDDPRLFTLTALRRRGFPAEAINNFCARVGVTVSQTTTEPHLLEACVRDVLNDTAPRAMAVLEPLKVTVTNLPEHSQSAVQVPNFPANEAKGSHTVPFARTIFIEQSDFREVMEKGYKRLTPEQPVGLRHAGYVISFQKVIKDARGKVVELEVTCCSSETAEKPKAFIHWVSQPLVCEVRLYERLFLHKHPEDQSVVPNGFLSDINPSSMHVISDALVDTSVRGAKVLDKFQFERVGYFSLDPDSTAEKLVFNRTVTLKEDPGKM